The window CACGGGGTGGCGCTCGATGGCAAAGCCCAGCGTGGTCGGCTCAAACACGGTGCCACGCCCACCCATCCCATCCACGCGGTGAGCGCTTTTTGTCACGACCTCGGTGGCGTGCTGGCCCAATTGGTGGTGGATGCCCAGCAGCACGAAGCCGAGGGAACCGTGGCCCCGGAGGCGATTGGGCAGATCGATTGGCAGGGACGCGTGTTGACGGGCGATGCGTTGTACTGCCAGCAGGCGCTCTGCACGCAGGTGGTGGAGGCCGGCGGCGATTATGTGCTGATCGTCAAGGGGAACCAGCCGACCTTGCTGGCTGATATCGTGCAGGTCTTCACGCCACTGACGGCTGAGGAACAGGCGCGGAGCGGCATCCATACGGTGCAGCCGCTGCCCATCCAGGTCTATCGGACAGTTGAGAAAGGCCACGGGCGGCTGGAAGAACGGGTGATCCGCACGTCGAGCGAACTGGCCGGGTATAGTTCCTGGCCGTATCTCGTGCAGGTGTTCGAGTATACCCGCACCTGGACGATCAAGGGCGTCCGCAAGCAGCAGGTGCGTTATGGTATCACGAGTCTGCCGGCCGACGTGGGCGATGCCGCGCATTTGGCAACGCTCAAACGGGGCCATTGGCAGGTAGAAAACGCCCTGCATTACGGCAAAGATGTGACGCTGGGCGAAGATGCGAGCCAAACGCACGTCGGGAACGGCGCGGATGTGTTTGCCATGGTGCGGAACACGGCGATTAGCCTGATCCGGCGAGACGGACATCGGGATATTGCGGCCCAGCTGCGGCGCTACAGCAGTTGCCCGCACGAGGCGCTCGCACTCCTGGGCATTCGCATTAAGGAGAACGCATAAGCCCTAACATGGCCCCTATAAGCTAAGCAGAAACCCGATGTATGCTGTAGAATAGGTATTGCGCAACGGGTCGCCCCTACATGCAGATTTTGTTCAAGCACGCTATACTATAGCAAAGGAGTACTGCATGCGGGTTTTACCAGCTCTGATCACTATAGCTATGCGTCGTGCTCGGCCTGGAACAGGTTCGTCCGTGGCATTTTTACAAAGGAGAACAGCTATGCTGTTTGTTCCTGATTTACGTTTTCTTCCTGTTCCATGGGTGCTTGTGGGAGGTTTAGCAATCCGCGCCTATGCGCCTGAGCGCATGACCCAGGACGTCGATATTTTGATTGCTGCCGAAGATGAAGCAGCAGCACGCAGCGCTTTTGAGTCGGCACGCTACGGCATGCTTGGCGATCTATCGATTGGTGGCTTTACCGTTGAACCACAGAATGGGCCAAGTATTGATGTGCTTGTCAGTAACGCGCCATGGGTAACAGTAGCGCTCAAGCATCCCAGCCGTGATGTTGCTGGATACCCCGTCATCCCTCGACCATACCTAATTCTGATGAAACTTGAGTCAGGGCGCAGCATTGATATGGGCGATCTGAGTCGCCTGCTTGGCAGTGCTTCTCCTGCTGAGCGGGCAGAAAGTCGCACAATTGTAGAGCAGTATCGACCAGATGTGCTTGAAGATTATGACTCGTTAGTAATCCTTGCTGACTTAGAGTTTGGTTCGCCCTGAGCCTTGCTGAAAGGCCGCAACAGTGTGTGAATTCAAGCTGGCAGTTTACAGCCACCTGCGCACCCGTGCTTCGTACTGCTGGTACTCTGTTCCAAAGCGTTGTCTGAGATACTACCAGCGGCGGGTGCAACCACTGCGCCTTCCGATGCGGAAATACTCCTGTGCATGCTTCGTGGCAGAGGAAAGTAGATAGCGGCACCGCGAAGCCTTCCGCTCTTTTCGCTGCCGCAGATGCCCTGGGCAACGCACGTGAGCGCGTGTGGGATATTAGCGGCGGGTGCAACCGCTGCGCCTTCCCATGCGGAATAGCTGCCGTGTATGCCTCGTGGCGCGGGAACGTGGCAGGCGAGCTCGGCGTGCCTTCCGCACCTTCCGCTCATCCGTCGTTCCCCGTACAAACTCCCGCCCCCACCAGGCGCTGGAGCTCATCGTAGGTGAAGGTAATCACCCGCGAGGCTGGTGGCAGCGGCATGGCGATGGCCGTCGCGATTGACGGCACAGACGTGTTGGTCGGCGTGGGCGGTACGGCGGTGTTGTCGTAGGTGCCGCCGGTTCGGTATTGTTCATCCCCTGCGCCAGCAGTTGGATGGTGTAGGTGCCGGGCGTCACCTCCCAGGTGCGGATGAGCCTGCGCCGATATTCGGGTGCGTTCGTAGTGATCAGCGTATTGACCACTGCTGTGTCACTGCTGTTGAAGATACATACGCACACGCTGCCGAGATTCCATCGAGAATCCTAATCCCAAAAGTAGGCAGGCGATGAGGCTTACAACTCACGTGTGCTTACTATAAGTCATTACGTTTGCGCCGGATGCGCTTGATAGTCTTCAAATTCCCAATGAAACCAGCGGCTCAATTTGTGTGCGGTTTCAAGCCAGGTCGTTGACTCACACGCCTCAATTACCTGGTGTATCTCGGCAAGCATTGCCGGCCAATCGTATTCTCGTACGATCAAGAGATGACGGTTGAGGAAGCATTTCCCAAGATAGGCACGTGATCGAAGTGCTTCTGGGCTTGCGACTAACACGTAGAATAGATCACCACGGCGTGTGCCTTCCGTGCCAAGAATAAGCCCAAGTGGGAAGTAGATGTCCTCCAATTGGCTCGGATGCCAATTCACGAGATCTTCCACATCTGTACTTGAAACCTCTTGAATGACAACCTTCAAGTTGCCCTCCTTGTATGTCACCTCAGTCAATAACTGGACTGCTCTGAAAATGGGCCATCGTCCACACTGCTATTCGGCCCATTTTCATTCGCGGTGGTGTGGCCTAGCCACATGAGAAACTCTTGCAGAAATGGGCGCAAACCTAATCTAAGGCAAGATGATGCCGAATATCGGGCAGACTCATCCCATGCTGAGCCTGCTCGATGGCCCAGGCGAGCGTCTTTGCGAGAGTCTCGCGAGCGATGGCACGACAGGATTCGCCGATGGTCATCAGGCGTGTATGTGCCCACGCGAGGGCACGGTCGTGCTTCATCTGGCGCATCAAAGCGGTGTACACCATCATGACGAGATACATATGCCAGGTCTGGCCCATTCCGTCACGCAGTTGACACTCGCCCATGCCCAGATGCTGCTTCCCGTCCCGGTGATAGGGCTCGGTTCCGGTCCAGCGTCGT of the Candidatus Kouleothrix ribensis genome contains:
- a CDS encoding ISAs1 family transposase produces the protein MQYTATASTGEGVTFALETLPQAFATIPDPRRTQGTRYSVAAILSLAVVAVLANHTSVLAIAEWATRQTRHVRRALGFRRDATPHQTTIQRLLARLEPADVAAAVTRVFDPRTPGVLRQRGGHGVALDGKAQRGRLKHGATPTHPIHAVSAFCHDLGGVLAQLVVDAQQHEAEGTVAPEAIGQIDWQGRVLTGDALYCQQALCTQVVEAGGDYVLIVKGNQPTLLADIVQVFTPLTAEEQARSGIHTVQPLPIQVYRTVEKGHGRLEERVIRTSSELAGYSSWPYLVQVFEYTRTWTIKGVRKQQVRYGITSLPADVGDAAHLATLKRGHWQVENALHYGKDVTLGEDASQTHVGNGADVFAMVRNTAISLIRRDGHRDIAAQLRRYSSCPHEALALLGIRIKENA